The Streptomyces fungicidicus nucleotide sequence CGGAGCCCCCGCGCGCCACCCACCCGCTCCTCTTCGGCCGCCACCGCGTGCGCCGGATGCTCGGCGCGGCGCACGACGAGTGGGACGCCCTGGCGGACACCGTCCACACCCTCCCGATCACCCTGGACGAGCTCCACGACCCCAAGCGCGTGTGGTCCCTGGGCTCGGAGAACCCGGCGGAGCTGGAGGCGGAGATCATCCGCCTGCGCGCGGAACTGGGCGCGTACCGGGAGGCGTTGTCCCGCCCCTTCCCGGTGGCGGTGCTCCACTGGCCGGCCGGCGAACTGACGGAACTGCTGTCGGCGTACCCGACGCTGGCCGAGGAGTACCCCTCGCACGGGGACCACCTGAGCGCGATAGAGGGCGCCCTGCGCGAACTGGCCTCTTCCGGCACCCCCAACCTGGGCATCGTCACGGGCACGGTCCCGTCGTACGAGGCCTTCGCCGCCTCGGAACTCGCGTCCCCGTCCGACGCGACCCTGCTCCCCCAGTACGCGACGACGCTGGCGGCCCGGGGCCGTGCCGTGGCCTGGCCCCCGGAGCGGTCGGCGGCCTGCTGGTGCGGCTCGGGACAGCCGTACGGGGAGTGCCACGGCGCCTGACGCTCC carries:
- a CDS encoding SEC-C domain-containing protein codes for the protein MRPDTPAENVDHTAEAARLERTADLYPEDAEALLLRAAAHRELSGDRPSATALYDRLLTSAQELDDPYLVRALKASNLWEYGHEAEARAIIDGIRTASPRDPAPWVIVAESLESHDELEQAHETFTQAVRLLLADGTEPPRATHPLLFGRHRVRRMLGAAHDEWDALADTVHTLPITLDELHDPKRVWSLGSENPAELEAEIIRLRAELGAYREALSRPFPVAVLHWPAGELTELLSAYPTLAEEYPSHGDHLSAIEGALRELASSGTPNLGIVTGTVPSYEAFAASELASPSDATLLPQYATTLAARGRAVAWPPERSAACWCGSGQPYGECHGA